Genomic window (Vigna radiata var. radiata cultivar VC1973A chromosome 1, Vradiata_ver6, whole genome shotgun sequence):
GTCTTTTGTTGTTCGTTATGTTGtgcaactcattaatattttaccttccaaAGTTTAggcatatttttctccatctcagcTGTCACACAATGTTAAACCTGACATTACTTACGAGTTTTTGTCTCACTTTGATATGCTTAAACTCTTCAAGctcatagaacaaaatttcagcctcgtgcaagaaaatgtgttttacttggttttaaGAAAGGAATGAAAGGCTACCTTTTGTTATATTTCAACTCAAGGGAAATTTTTCTATCAaggaatgtagtattttatgaaaacatatttccttttcttacctattgatacacaaaattcaaattccttGAATTTTGTCACCAAAATCATTTCCTCTCCATTATCTCTTTTCTCAGAAGCTACTGATCAACCCTCTTTACCACCTACATCTCCTTCTTCTATTGTTCCAGACCctgttattttttcttctcaacatGTTTCTGTTGAACCTGCCACTACTACTCCACAAAGGAAATCAACCAGGCCAAAACATAAACCATCTTATCTGCAGAACTATCATTGCAACATGTTATCTACTTCTTCCGCCGCTCAGTCATCCACGGGTACCTTATATCCTATCTTTTCATATCTATCTTATGATGCATTATCATATCTTCATAAGTCATATGTCCTTAATCTTTCCCAAGTTAGTGAACCTAAAACCTATAACCAAGCCATTAAACATGATTGTTGGAGAAATGCCATGGATCAAGAAATTGCAGctttaaaaaataccaaaacttgggTTTTGACTAATCTACCTTATGGAAAGCAACCTATCGGATTTAAAtgggtatacaaaataaagaggcaTGCTAATGGGAGTATTGAACGATACAAGGCAAGGTTagtagccaaaggctacacaccACAACAAGGTTTAGATTACTTTGAGACTTTTTCACTTGTTGTCAAACTCACAACAGTAAGATTGGTTCTAGCTTTAGCAGCTTCCAAACATTGGTAtttacatcaactagatgtaaataatgcttttttacaTGGGGATCTAGATGAAGAGGTACGCATGTCTCTTCCTCTTggctacaaaacagaaaaaccaaGGCAACTTTGCAAGTTGTTGAAGTCTTTATATGGACTCAAGCAGGCCTCTAGACAATGAAATTACAAGTTGATaactactttactttctttgggttacatacaatcaaaatcagattatttactttttgtcaaaagtgattttgctcatatcaccatcttacttgtttatgtagatgatatagttTTGGCAGGTGATGACATCCAGGAAATCCAAACTGTGAAGACTCTATTGAatgcaaatttaaaaattaaagacctAGGCCAACTCAAGTATTTTCTAGGCTTAGTAATTGCAAGATCTCAACAGGGCATTACTttgtcacaaaggaagtatgctctagAGTTACTAGAAGATGTAGGATTGTTGGGATGTCAACCTGTTTCTACTCCCATACATTCAGGCACAAAATTCTTCAAGACAAAAGAGAAACCCTATTCAGATGTGCAAGCCCatagaagacttcttggcagattattatatctaaccaacacaagaccagatttatgttttgttgttagtACTCTTAGTCAATTTCTTTACAATCCTTTTGAAGATCACTATGCAACAGCCATAAGGATCTTGAGATATATCAAGAACAATCTAAGACAAGGATTATTATTTCCCTTCAACACAAAACATACTCTCAAGGATTTTAGTTATTCTGATTGGGCTGCTTGCCCTAACACTAGAAGGTCTGTAATtggttttaatgtgttctatggtgcatccttaatcagctaaaaatccaagaagcaaggtattatatctagatcatcaacCGAAGCAAAATGTAGAGCCTTAGCTTCCACAACATGTAAAATTCAATGGAttttgtatttgctccatgatttgaaacaactTCTACTACAACCAATTCCTCTattttgtgacaatcaatctgtTATACAAATTGTACATAATCCAAccatgcatgagaggacaaagcatattgaaattgattgtcatctcataaggATAAAGTTATAGTTGGTGTAATTAAGTTCCTGCCCATTTCTACTTCAGCTCAACTTGCAGATattcatactaaagctttgcatcccGCACAATTTCAATATCTGTtgtccaagctgagcattaaggatatatatgttgcagcttgagggggatattgggtttaatttatttttcattcatatttgtgcatttatgttcatatatttatatttctgtttgtatatttatattccgtttttatatttctttaaacaactatatatatatatatatatatatatatatatatatatatatatatatatatatattgtaccatttctttattattaaataagatacacaattttcatgttttcttttcttgtaacAGTTAACTGATTTTGTGTTTTATATGATTgttatgatattataattaCTGAATGAATATATGATCTGACCACTTGTATTATGAAAGTTCTTTTTAAATACTAgcttatcctttttttttatgtgtggttttatcttttataatgatcatgttttattttctatgtataattttatcttttataataattatttataagtgTGAGTAGAAGATGAAATAGGTGTTGCTATGTCATTGCTGGAGACTGAATAGACTTTTAATTAGTCTATTAGGTATACTTAGAGTATACTTGTACATAAGTAATACTTTTTGAATAATAGTTAGTTTTTAGAGACCTTACCCATATTATATGTCGATATAATAATTATCTCAGATAACTTAAAGAATATTTAAGTATGTTTTCTTTAACCTATATCAAacttataatgtttttatttagtagactatattattaaatggaatgttataacaaaatttaaatttgtatttccccacacaaaatattaatgatatatatatatatatatatatatatatatatatatatatatatatatatatatatatatatatatatatNTATAtatcaacttttttttgttaatttagtttattttataaaatttattaaataactcGGAGATAATTCACCCCACATATAGATTTGAAATGTAACAAGTTTCTTTCCATCCActtgtcatataaattaaaaaaagaaaaaaaatgaataaataaattaatgatattttaatttaaatttaaatatgtcacaaaatatttattgtaagGATAATAGTTATACAAAACTTATGGATTAATAGTTTAGTATTTTCTTCCGCAAGTAAATAGAGAATGATATgacaaaaaagataatataaattaagattgAATACATACGGGCACTCACAATGAGTtacagttttgaaaaaaaaaaaaggattttataagagatatgaaaaaaaatgaattgtgTTGAATTTTAAGTTATCCGCTAAatgtaaataaagaaaaaaagataaatgaaaataaagatggATGATAAATATGGTGGTTaatgcatacacaagaaaataaCTCTAAACGAAAACAAATATTTCAGctggatttttattttatccctttattattgtaaataattggTTTAATTAAGTATTGAAAAGACGgaatttgataatttattttatagtaagTAATCAAATAAACGCAAAATAAATTTGCTtcccaaataaataaaaacaaataaatataatgcttttatttaatttatgttatttaaaattataaaatataatataaatgtttaatttaaaaattcatgttttgaagatttaaaatagtttccttttattattttaaaatcaacgTATTAGcgattttaatatattatctgTTTAAAgctatcacaaaaaaaaaatatttcttttattatccAACATACATTTATGACAAATTTTTAATCATCAGtgtatctttaaaaaaatacttacaataatatatttacaataatatatatttaccaACGACTAATATATTATACAATAATCtgaatctatatatatatatatatatatatatatatatatatatatatataattttagttgaaaaaaatatgtgattgaataaaaattagatttgatTAAGATATTTTGATAAGATAAGATATATTTGGACATTTGTCACAATTCTTAAGTTATAAATACCATCTAAGTCTCTTCATTGTTGCATACATTTTTCATTCCTTTGATTTGAAAGTTTTGTTTGAAGTAAATAATATGGTTACATCATCACTTTGTGCTAATGATTGTGGTTTCTATGGTTCTCCTGCAACAAATAACCTTTGTTCAAAGTGCTATAAAGATTATCTCGCAAATTCAAAGGGTTGTGAAACAAGCAACAAGAGTTTTTGTTTGGAGAagttatcatcatcatcatgtacTTCTCAAAGGGAAGGTTCTATCATTAATGACATGATTTCTCTTTCTATCACANATTCTAAgacaaatgaaaagaatgagagaaagagaTGCAAGAGTTGTAATAAGAAGATTGGGTTATTAGGGTTTCAATGTNNNNNNNNNNNNNNNNNNNNNNNNNNNNNNNNNNNNNNNNNNNNNNNNNNNNNNNNNNNNNNNNNNNNNNNNNNNNNNNNNNNNNNNNNNNNNNNNNNNNNNNNNNNNNNNNNNNNNNNNNNNNNNNNNNNNNNNNNNNNNNNNNNNNNNNNNNNNNNNNNNNNNNNNNNNNNNNNNNNNNNNNNNNNNNNNNNNNNNNNNNNNNNNNNNNNNNNNNNNNNNNNNNNNNNNNNNNNNNNNNNNNNNNNNNNNNNNNNNNNNNNNNNNNNNNNNNNNNNNNNNNNNNNNNNNNNNNNNNNNNNNNNNNNNNNNNNNNNNNNNNNNNNNNNNNNNNNNNNNNNNNNNNNNNNNNNNNNNNNNNNNNNNNNNNNNNNNNNNNNaaaaagttttaaattaaaataatttataactaattTTACTTCTTATGTGACAAtttctttaagttttaaaactttacccgtgaaaaatataaaaacaatttaaaatgaaattataaaaactagttatatttaactttattattattataattataatattaataacaataattatattattttttattaacataaaaatagaatgTCAACACACATAGACGCATACATTttcctaattattttatttgtaacttGGATTTTctcgtattttttttaaaatttatttcttagataaatattttaaaattaaaataattattttatcaatttgaccactttttaaatttaaccttttttgTTTATTACGAAACTgtctataaattaaatgaaaactatttataataaagttataaaaattaactgtatttaatttcataattataataataataataataaatttattatttttatgtaacaacggagtttttcttttttttatatatatattttactaccaattttatccttattcatgtaaatgattttatttttaaaattttgaatatattttttacgaatatacttttcataaatttaataatattttaaattagttattgcCTTAAtatgctaaaatatttttatttttaaatgatttattgattttgatacCATAATCTCTAATGCaatctaaaacaataaaattagttatattaacttaaatatttattttaattaaaaataccaaattatcttccatatttaaataaaattaagctaaatatgttgaaaaataaaaagtaataattgttattatataaatatatatatatatatatatatatatatatatatatatatatatatatatataaacaattccAGTTCAAGGataaaacaagtaaaacactaaatttttaaaaggtgTAATATTCCTTTGtagtattaaattatatttaagaagGAAAGGCATTAAAAAGCTTTTTTAGTtgtaatatagttttattaaattaattataaaagtatgtttaagaaaaaaggagagtatatttttttagtattaatatatctctgttaaattaattacaataagagtaaaatttaattaaattcctatttgtgtttgttaattttttatggatagtaaaaactatatttaatgagttaaaatcttttgtcaataaattatattttttttggtagaacagaatgattagttgtttttaatttcttataattaatatttatttttattttcatattttatctaTGAGACTTTCATATATTGATTCTATTgtgtttcttgttttattttcttttattatagagttttttttacatattttatcttGTAAGAGtctataaattatgttttagaagtaataatatgttaaaatagtgttgtttaattattttagtattaaaagtttaaagtataaataaagtttttataaatgaattttattatttaaaaatacataatctTTCTAAAAATCTTTCCTTTAAAACTCTCTCATTCTCCTCTAGATTTTCTCATCATCCGTTCATTTGTTTGAAGATCAAATACTACTATTGTAATACTTACTgtaaatttttcacttttgtttGATCTATTTCTTCTATACATAAATTTgatgttcttcttcatctatttcttctatataaattataagtgaaaaagaaataagaattgGTTACAATTAAATGGAAGCATAGGAGAGAATTATGTTATCTTGTGTTGATTTGAATGCTCTCTTAGTTAAAGGTGTTTTGtatctagaaaaaccaaatttctttcttagcccaaccacaaagtccttgtgatgctaACTTGCACGTGAATGTGTTCATTGTagttgaaatgaaagacaaagttgaattgtgtgacattgtgatagtagagtgaaaAACAGGCATGCTTACACACCATTGAGCTTGAGAGAAATACTTTCTTTGCTGAGGAAATGTTCCATGTGATTAAGAAGAACATTTTTGCCATTCTTGTTGATCCCTCATAGAACCTGGTatctttcttataatttttgttcTGTGAGCACCATGGTTGAAtcttgttttttcaaaatttcattttctcataATTGATCTTACCATAATGAGCAAGCATGATTGAATTCTACTGATGTTTGAGTGTTAAATCATTGGAATTGAATTGTCTATCCAAGCCATATCACTCTTTTTGCTTGACGACAAGTAAAGtttcaagtttagggttgttgataataataattcttaCTATTATCTGTAAAGCATTTTTAtaccaaatcaactctctttGAGCTTGAAGCTTGTTTAATCCTCTCTTTTCTCTGACTTTTGTGAATAAGTTTATTCTAGGTCACACTTAAtggttttcatcactaattccctCATTTTGTAGGAAAATTGTGTGCATTAGAAGAACATCAAAACCAGCAACTAGCTGGAACCCAAGAAAAGCAGCAAAAGCAAAAATAGGAAGCACATGAAGGCAAGTTTCACGCTTATGCGCCCCTCCaagggcgctgagcgccatttGTGTCATAGTTTCCACGCTTGGGCGCCCTAGTCAGGGTGCTGAGCGTCATTCCTCACACAAACTTGGCACCTGCGCGCCCTAGTCAAGGCGCTGAGCACCACCTGCTGCGCAACTCTAGCGCTTGGGCGCCCTCCTGTCTAGGTGTTGAGCATGACACTTACTGATGTGGCATCCTAAACCTCTTTAAGGCTACCATGCAACGAAAAGTCCATCTTTTGGCGGCTGAAGCACGAAACTCACTTTCTTGGACCTCTTGGGGCAAGTTTGGGTGTGTGGGagctcttccttcttcttccttgggtctctATTGCTTCCCATTTCCTCcatttcttccattgtaagcttaAGCTCTCCATGAAAATGGAGAGCTAAATTCATTTCTTGTTGGGGAAGGATGTAACCTCTTAACTTCATGTATATGAACatgttttgaatatattaagCTTCTTTCATTGAATACTAGTGGTTTTCTCCTATACTTAATGCTTTTTGTGTTTTGGTCATTCATAACTTGATGTTTGGGTTTgttttttattggaaaatagCCCATGAACCATGACTTCAAGTAAGCCACCTAGAGAAAATAATATCTAGgaatagaactaggacctttagttgtcataaacttcttttcttaatgcagCTTTGACTATTAGGGTTTTCAAGACATTGAAGTCTAATAAACAAATCTAGGCTTTTCACACCAAGGAATTGAGTTTTGAGTAAACTACTAAGTTGACATTAGCATTTTAACGAAGAAGTTGTGTTTTTTAATAAGCATGAAAGTGAAGAAGGTCAAATCTAACCCTAACATTACcatttcattttttcaaatCTCATTCATTTCCAAGTGTTTTTGGCTACAAAAAATCATTCTACTATTCACGCAATATGTTTACCTTAAGTGCATTTAAACCTTACttaatggaatcattctttagtcttaattagttaaataattatacGGTCATTTAGTGTTACACGTGTCTCTTGGGATACAATATTTGGTCTTACTGATTTATTACTTTATACGATTCGGTACGCTTGTCAAGATCTTAAGATGTAGTGATAGTTTTAGGGTGACCTTGCTTTgcataatcttatttttttaaaaaaaaaaaactcagttTCTGTTAGTAGTTATATTTCTATGTGTATGAAGTAGTTACTTGTGTAGATGACTATAATATAGTTGTTATATAATGGTTTATTTtctgcaaaaggcactctgacgccCAAGTCAGACGTGTATTGAAGGGTCTCGGCTCTTGACTGAATATTTAGTGATTTTGTTATCACTGTAGAGTATTTTCAGAGTAGTGGAGTATGAGTAAATCATGAGTAGAATGTCAATGGAGTGTGATTGGAAGATACCTGGCTTGTGGTcctgactctctatttataatttgtctcgtGGACCTTAAACTGACAtagcccaataaaatataaacagaataaaatataaacagacttatcTAAAAATCtgattaattgttaaatatctttaattatatattctttcaaatattctttattatcctttgattattttatctttgaatctctttaataaaatattctatactgTAAAATATCACTTTTGAATTGACTTATTGCAACAAGATTTtacatacattatttttaactcagtccaaaatatacaattataacATAAGATAAAgtagtatatttaaaaaaataaacttatacaTGGCtccaataattaatataaataatcattttcaaAGAATTAATTCATTACACACCAGTTACTAtatctattaaaattttatatttaaatttataatatttttaatttaaaaacaactataaatattaatatataaatatttgaaacagattttaaataaaatttaatataaaatacaaatttaattttgttaaaaatatttaataaaaatatcaactttaataaaaatatcattatataactatataaaaattaaatttagtcttaatttaTAAGGTAAGAAATTgctctaatttaaaaaaaaaaagactaaattaaaacaaaatacaaataaaataattagatttttcacttaacattttttttctaactgtGAGTCATGACACTGTTATGTTAGGTCACACTATCTCAATCACGTGATAggatattcatttgacacatgacaaagtttttttttaaaaaaaaaaaaacaaaaattaaaaaaattaaaatttaaaaaccatATACTAACAAATGACTTTAAGTTAATGTCCTTAGTTCTATACTAACGAATAGGATTAAATTgcattatattttcaaaattgagaacCCAATTAAGACATCTTAAAAGAGAGGACATAGTTGAAATTCGTGTACATATTTATTGTAAGGATAATAGTTATACAAAACTTATGGATTAATAGGTTAGTATTTTGTTCCGCAAGTAAATAGAAAATGATATGATAAAgaaagataatataaattaagattgAATACATACGGACACTCACAATGAgttgcaattttgaaaaaaaaaaagaattgtgttgaattttaagtttataaggAGATGATAACATATCATTATGTATTTTTCTACATATATTATAAGTGAATGGAAACATAATATGTAgagatttttttaaagaatagtATAAGGAGTATTGTTGAgattaatttaaatgatattttaattctgctacgaatattaaattaaatcttgaaattttaattttagctcAAAATAAAGGAGCTAAAATGTCCCTTTtagaaacattaaaagaaaaaaaaacaattgttatccgctaaatgtaaataaataaagaaagataatgaaaataaagatgGATGACAAATACGGTGGTGAAtgcatacaaaagaaaataactgtaaacgaaaacaaatatttcagctgcaattttattttattcttttattattattattgtagaTAATTGGTTTAATTAAGTGTTGAGAAGACGggatttgataatttattttatagtcaGTCATCAAATAAACGCAAAATAAATTTGCTtcccaaataaataaaaacaaataaatataatgctcttatttaatttacgtcatttaaaattataaaatataaattataaaattataaaatataatttaatcatcagtatatcttttaaaaaaataattactttttataccAACGACTAATATATTATACAATAAtctgaatttaatatatatataaaattttagttgaaaaaatatgtgattgaataaaaattagatttgatTGAGATATGTCGATAAGATAAGATATATTTGGACATTTGTCacaattttaagttataaataccATTTAAGTCTCTTCATTGTTACATCATCACTTTGTGCTAATGGTTGTGGTTTCTATGGTTCGCCTGCAACAAATAACCTTTGTTCAAAGTGCTATAAAGATTATCTCGCCAATTCAAAGGGTTGCGAAACGAGCAACAAGAGTTTTTGTTTGGAGAagttatcatcatcatcatgtacTTCTCAAAGGGAAGGTTCTATCATTAATGACATGATTTCTCTTTCTATNNNNNNNNNNNNNNNNNNNNNNNNNNNNNNNNNNNNNNNNNNNNNNNNNNNNNNNNNNNNNNNNNNNNNNNNNNNNNNNNNNNNNNNNNNNNNNNNNNNNNNNNNNNNNNNNNNNNNNNNNNNNNNNNNNNNNNNNNNNNNNNNNNNNNNNNNNNNNNNNNNNNNNNNNNNNNNNNNNNNNNNNNNNNNNNNNNNNNNNNNNNNNNNNNNNNNNNNNNNNNNNNNNNNNNNNNNNNNNNNNNNNNNNNNNNNNNNNNNNNNNNNNNNNNNNNNNNNNNNNNNNNNNNNNNNNNNNNNNNNNNNNNNNNNNNNNNNNNNNNNNNNNNNNNNNNNNNNNNNNNNNNNNNNNNNNNNNNNNNNNNNNNNNNNNNNNNNNNNNNNNNNNNNNNNNNNNNNNNNNNNNNNNNNNNNNNNNNNNNNNNNNNNNNNNNNNNNNNNNNNNNNNNNNNNNNNNNNNNNNNNNNNNNNNNNNNNNNNNNNNNNNNNNNNNNNNNNNNNNNNNNNNNNNNNNNNNNNNNNNNNNNNNNNNNNNNNNNNNNNNNNNNNNNNNNNNNNNNNNNNNNNNNNNNNNNNNNNNNNNNNNNNNNNNNNNNNNNNNNNNNNNNNNNNNNNNNNNNNNNNNNNNNNNNNNNNNNNNNNNNNNNNNNNNNNNNNNNNNNNNNNNNNNNNNNNNNNNNNNNNNNNNNNNNNNNNNNNNNNNttattattataattataatattaataacaataattatattattttttataaacataaaaatagaatgTCAACACACATAGACGCATACGTTttccttattattttatttgtaacttGGATTttctcgtattttttttttaaatttatttcttagataaatattttaaaattaaaataattattttatcaattttaccactttttaaatttaaccttttttatttattacaaactgtctataaattaaatgaaaactatttataataaagttataaaaattatatttaatttcataattataataataataataataaatttattatttttatgtaacaacggagtttttct
Coding sequences:
- the LOC111241660 gene encoding zinc finger A20 and AN1 domain-containing stress-associated protein 6-like, coding for MVTSSLCANDCGFYGSPATNNLCSKCYKDYLANSKGCETSNKSFCLEKLSSSSCTSQREGSIINDMISLSITXSKTNEKNERKRCKSCNKKIGLLGFQCKLCALEEHQNQQRAGTKKSGKSKNRRHMKASFTLARPSKGAERHLPRSFHA